A region from the Geobacter benzoatilyticus genome encodes:
- a CDS encoding ATP-binding protein, whose translation MTIDRSTEYLLSLFNELRKLPRETEWVEFKHNNDDPEEIGEYLSALANAAALTGKVHAYLVWGVDNDTHEVVGTTFDPGKARVGNEEMESWLLRLLSPKINFRFHPFLSDGKPVVLLEIGAAFRHPVQFKGTEYIRVGSYKKKLKDFPEKERDLWRVFDRIPFEREIAAENVTVEEVLKLLDYPAYFDLLSLPLPEGRDGILSALAGEEMIAPGKAGKWNITNLGAVLFAKRLADFRPLRRKAVRVVLYKGESRVETVREQEGAKGYASGFEGLIGFVTNLLPSNEVIGQALRKEVPMFPDLAIRELVANAIIHQDFHLSGTAPMVEIFSNRMEITNPGLPLVRTDRFLDSPPKSRNEALASFMRRIGVCEERGSGVDKVVFQTELYQLPAPLFETSDEHTRAVLFAHREFRGMDKADRIRACYLHACLRYVQRDFMTNTTLRERFGIEEKNSSMASRIIRDTIEAGLIRCHDETVGSKARKYLPWWA comes from the coding sequence ATGACCATAGACCGCTCCACCGAATATCTGCTGAGCCTGTTCAACGAGCTTCGCAAGCTCCCTCGTGAAACCGAATGGGTGGAGTTCAAGCACAACAATGATGATCCCGAGGAGATCGGCGAATACCTGTCCGCCCTCGCCAATGCCGCTGCGTTGACGGGGAAGGTGCACGCTTACCTCGTCTGGGGCGTGGACAACGATACCCATGAGGTCGTCGGCACAACCTTTGACCCGGGCAAGGCCAGAGTCGGTAATGAAGAGATGGAAAGCTGGCTGCTGCGGCTGCTAAGCCCCAAAATCAACTTCCGGTTTCACCCCTTCCTGTCCGATGGAAAGCCGGTGGTGCTTCTGGAGATCGGTGCCGCCTTCCGCCACCCCGTGCAGTTCAAGGGGACTGAATACATCCGGGTCGGTTCCTACAAGAAGAAGCTCAAGGACTTCCCCGAAAAAGAACGGGATCTGTGGCGGGTATTTGATCGAATTCCCTTTGAGCGGGAGATCGCGGCGGAAAATGTGACCGTTGAAGAAGTCCTTAAGCTGCTCGACTATCCTGCCTATTTTGATCTGCTTTCCCTGCCGTTGCCGGAAGGTCGAGATGGTATTCTCTCTGCCTTGGCGGGCGAAGAGATGATTGCCCCCGGGAAGGCCGGCAAGTGGAACATCACCAACCTGGGAGCGGTGCTCTTTGCCAAACGACTTGCCGATTTTCGGCCCCTGCGGCGTAAGGCGGTGCGGGTTGTACTGTACAAGGGGGAAAGCCGTGTCGAGACCGTGCGGGAACAGGAAGGTGCCAAAGGGTACGCATCCGGTTTTGAAGGGCTGATTGGATTTGTTACCAATCTGCTTCCCTCCAATGAGGTGATCGGCCAGGCCCTGCGCAAGGAAGTGCCTATGTTCCCTGATCTCGCTATTCGTGAGCTCGTTGCCAACGCCATCATCCATCAGGACTTTCACCTTTCCGGCACAGCTCCCATGGTCGAGATATTTTCCAATCGTATGGAGATCACCAACCCCGGACTGCCACTGGTGAGAACCGACCGCTTTTTGGATAGTCCGCCCAAATCCCGCAATGAAGCCCTGGCCTCGTTCATGCGCCGAATCGGTGTCTGCGAGGAACGAGGCAGCGGCGTGGACAAGGTGGTGTTTCAGACCGAACTCTATCAACTCCCCGCACCGCTGTTCGAGACGAGCGACGAGCACACCCGCGCCGTGCTCTTCGCCCACCGCGAATTCCGGGGGATGGACAAGGCAGATCGTATACGCGCCTGCTACCTGCACGCCTGCCTTCGTTATGTACAGCGTGACTTCATGACCAATACCACCCTGCGGGAGAGGTTCGGGATTGAAGAGAAGAACAGTTCCATGGCCTCACGAATCATCAGGGACACCATCGAGGCCGGACTGATCCGCTGCCACGATGAAACCGTTGGCAGCAAGGCCAGGAAATACCTGCCGTGGTGGGCATGA
- a CDS encoding SEC-C metal-binding domain-containing protein: MSTGADMKIGRNDPCPCGSGIKYKKCCAGKQEAGGQPAGMGEAMGELRELLKGQSFSSLEEANAFIGKHMQQRNQAPMDDFHGLSSEQMHRFLHFPFETPHLVTFPSQLDIAPEAPIMTFFNLLADAIGEEGLKATATGNLPRNFCREAALAFLGEEGYREKTRFCGINTEPDFPELHVTRLVAELAGLIRKYKGRFILGRECRKLLAEKGPSGIYPRLLRAFTREYNWGYQDRYPDFQIIQQSFLFTLHLLQRFGAEWQMSGFYADNFLRAFPAVLGEAQPLHFETAEDMVGRCYAIRVLDRFAGFLGLAEIERDPDKRFSDEFRLRKLPLLDHVVQFHP; the protein is encoded by the coding sequence ATGTCCACTGGAGCGGATATGAAGATCGGCAGGAATGATCCCTGCCCTTGCGGCAGCGGGATTAAGTACAAGAAATGCTGCGCTGGTAAACAAGAGGCTGGCGGACAGCCTGCCGGCATGGGCGAGGCCATGGGGGAGCTGAGGGAACTCCTCAAGGGGCAGAGCTTCTCCTCGCTAGAAGAAGCCAACGCCTTCATAGGCAAACATATGCAACAGCGCAATCAGGCCCCCATGGACGACTTCCACGGCCTGTCATCGGAGCAGATGCACCGGTTTCTCCACTTCCCGTTCGAGACGCCCCATCTGGTCACCTTTCCATCCCAACTCGACATTGCCCCGGAAGCCCCGATTATGACCTTCTTCAACCTGCTGGCTGATGCCATTGGCGAAGAAGGTCTGAAGGCGACCGCCACCGGCAATCTCCCCCGCAACTTCTGCCGAGAGGCGGCCCTAGCCTTTCTGGGGGAGGAAGGGTACCGGGAGAAGACCAGATTTTGCGGCATCAACACCGAACCGGACTTTCCGGAACTTCACGTCACAAGGCTGGTTGCGGAACTGGCCGGGCTGATCCGGAAGTACAAGGGAAGGTTCATCCTCGGCAGGGAGTGCCGGAAGCTTTTGGCAGAAAAGGGCCCGTCCGGCATTTACCCGCGGCTGCTCCGTGCCTTTACCCGGGAGTACAATTGGGGATACCAGGACCGGTATCCGGATTTCCAGATTATCCAGCAATCCTTTCTGTTCACGTTGCATCTGCTGCAGCGATTTGGCGCTGAGTGGCAGATGTCTGGGTTCTACGCCGACAACTTCCTGCGGGCCTTTCCCGCAGTACTCGGGGAGGCGCAGCCACTCCATTTTGAGACCGCCGAAGATATGGTCGGTCGCTGCTACGCCATCCGCGTCCTGGACCGGTTTGCCGGGTTTCTCGGCCTGGCGGAGATCGAGCGTGATCCCGACAAAAGGTTTTCCGACGAGTTCCGCCTGCGCAAGCTGCCGCTCCTGGACCATGTCGTCCAGTTTCATCCGTGA
- a CDS encoding tyrosine-type recombinase/integrase, which produces MKFTDRFLQSIKPPEKEYCIREGHGFTLRVLPSGVKTFQYIYTLNGKRHRLNLGQYPKVSLAEAREKFREAALLVGKGVNPQAEPVVAKEEAPFTVADLVEQYKKFTEQHRAASTSRETVRTLDKYVLPAWSHRRVSDIRRRDAIDLIDPIAAETPGQARGVMKIARAMFNFALERELADFNPFTRLPAAVPSIKPVSTSRTLSDAEIKFVWKLLHSANAPGTPETRRALLLVLVTAQRPGEVTGMTWDEIDGNWWTIPPERIKTRNHRQEAHRVFLSPLALRLIGENPNYSSYVFPGPSLVAPLQRHALSHMVCDERDGGRPTGDGKKTEEMKEYFGLPRWTPHDLRRTTATKLSELGCPDEIIDAILNHAKQGVIGVYNRNKYDKEKKEWLTKWARHLEKLVSEKVS; this is translated from the coding sequence ATGAAATTCACCGACCGCTTTCTCCAATCAATCAAGCCACCTGAAAAAGAATACTGCATCCGCGAAGGACACGGGTTTACTCTAAGGGTCCTGCCTTCCGGCGTCAAGACGTTTCAATACATCTACACCCTGAACGGCAAACGCCACCGGCTGAATCTCGGGCAGTACCCGAAGGTTTCACTTGCCGAGGCACGGGAGAAATTTCGGGAAGCGGCATTGCTGGTCGGCAAGGGAGTAAATCCTCAGGCTGAACCCGTTGTCGCCAAAGAGGAAGCCCCTTTCACCGTGGCAGACCTCGTCGAGCAGTACAAGAAATTCACGGAACAACATCGAGCTGCCTCCACCTCACGCGAAACGGTTAGAACCCTCGACAAATACGTCCTTCCGGCCTGGAGCCACCGTCGGGTCTCTGACATACGACGTCGTGACGCCATTGACCTCATTGATCCCATCGCCGCGGAGACTCCCGGTCAGGCCCGCGGGGTCATGAAAATTGCCCGGGCCATGTTCAATTTCGCCCTGGAGCGTGAACTGGCCGACTTCAACCCTTTCACCCGCCTCCCGGCGGCTGTTCCCTCCATAAAGCCGGTGAGCACGTCTCGCACTTTGTCCGATGCGGAAATCAAGTTCGTCTGGAAGTTACTGCATTCCGCCAATGCTCCCGGGACACCCGAAACCCGAAGGGCACTGCTCCTCGTCCTGGTAACGGCCCAACGCCCAGGAGAGGTCACCGGCATGACATGGGATGAAATCGACGGCAATTGGTGGACCATACCTCCTGAACGGATCAAAACCCGAAACCACCGGCAAGAGGCTCACAGGGTCTTTCTCTCTCCCTTAGCTCTTCGGTTGATTGGAGAGAATCCCAACTACAGCAGCTACGTGTTTCCTGGGCCCTCCCTTGTGGCCCCCCTCCAGCGTCACGCACTCTCCCATATGGTTTGCGATGAACGGGACGGGGGCCGCCCGACCGGCGACGGGAAGAAAACCGAGGAGATGAAGGAGTACTTTGGCCTCCCTCGCTGGACCCCTCATGATTTGCGCAGGACAACCGCAACGAAACTGTCGGAACTCGGCTGTCCGGACGAGATCATCGACGCCATCCTTAACCACGCCAAGCAGGGCGTGATTGGGGTCTACAATCGGAACAAGTACGATAAGGAGAAAAAGGAATGGCTCACGAAATGGGCCAGGCATTTGGAGAAACTGGTGTCGGAAAAAGTTTCCTGA
- a CDS encoding UbiD family decarboxylase produces the protein MGFDTLHDFLGELERFGELHRVQAEVDPLLEVAAVTGRVSRLPGGGPALLFERVKGAAVPVATNLFGSFSRMALALGVPSLDALSGRMEELLAQLPPDQAALGLAALPHLDEFRRFAPVVTGGGGCRDVVEDAPDLGRYPFLQSWPGDGGRFITLPQVFTSDPESGAPNCGMYRVRIFNGNRVGIHWYAGSGAELHWREYRERGERMPVAVALGGDPAAMVAATLPLPGNVDEMQFAGWLRGSPLEMVRCRTNSLLVPAGAEMVIEGFIEPGETAPDGPFGNHTGFYMPSAQVPVVRVACITRRSDCICPATVVGPPPAEDCFMAKAAERLFLPLVRRRWPGITDINFPLEWIFHGGAVISVSAAGEGDVRRLVDEACAAGMLGSARIVVVVNDDIDVRDLPRVAWRVMNMADWRSDLFVDEGRGTPPLPWLGGRLFIDATRKGPGPPVFPEIAMDGSVERRVEERWKEYGF, from the coding sequence ATGGGGTTCGATACGCTGCACGATTTTCTGGGGGAGTTGGAGCGGTTCGGGGAACTGCACCGGGTTCAGGCCGAGGTGGACCCGCTGCTGGAGGTGGCCGCGGTCACCGGTAGGGTGAGCAGACTTCCCGGCGGCGGTCCGGCACTCCTCTTCGAACGGGTGAAGGGCGCGGCGGTTCCGGTCGCCACCAACCTCTTCGGTTCTTTTAGCCGAATGGCCCTGGCCCTGGGTGTGCCTTCCCTTGACGCCCTTTCCGGCCGGATGGAAGAGCTTCTGGCGCAGCTTCCGCCCGATCAGGCCGCCCTTGGGCTTGCGGCGCTGCCGCACCTTGATGAGTTCCGGCGCTTCGCGCCGGTGGTGACCGGCGGGGGCGGCTGCCGGGATGTTGTCGAGGATGCTCCCGATCTCGGCCGCTATCCCTTTTTGCAGAGTTGGCCGGGTGATGGCGGGCGTTTCATAACCCTCCCCCAGGTGTTCACTAGTGACCCGGAAAGTGGGGCCCCCAACTGCGGCATGTACCGGGTGCGGATCTTTAACGGCAACAGGGTCGGAATCCACTGGTATGCCGGTAGCGGCGCCGAGCTCCACTGGCGGGAGTACCGGGAGCGGGGCGAACGGATGCCGGTGGCGGTGGCCCTGGGGGGAGACCCGGCGGCCATGGTTGCCGCAACCCTCCCCCTGCCGGGGAACGTGGACGAGATGCAGTTTGCCGGCTGGCTGCGGGGGAGCCCCCTCGAGATGGTCCGCTGCCGGACGAACAGCCTCCTTGTACCCGCCGGGGCCGAGATGGTCATCGAAGGGTTTATCGAGCCGGGGGAGACGGCACCGGACGGCCCTTTCGGCAACCATACCGGTTTCTATATGCCGTCGGCACAGGTGCCGGTTGTGCGCGTCGCTTGCATTACCAGGCGTAGCGACTGCATCTGCCCCGCCACGGTGGTGGGGCCTCCACCCGCCGAGGACTGCTTCATGGCCAAGGCTGCGGAGCGGCTCTTCCTGCCGCTTGTGCGGCGCCGGTGGCCCGGCATTACCGACATCAACTTTCCCCTGGAGTGGATTTTCCATGGTGGTGCCGTCATCTCCGTGAGCGCTGCGGGGGAGGGGGACGTCAGGCGCCTTGTGGATGAGGCGTGCGCTGCGGGGATGCTGGGTTCGGCGCGGATCGTGGTGGTGGTGAACGATGATATTGATGTCCGCGACCTTCCCAGGGTGGCGTGGCGTGTCATGAATATGGCCGACTGGCGGAGCGATCTCTTTGTGGACGAGGGGCGGGGAACCCCACCGCTGCCGTGGCTCGGAGGGAGGCTTTTTATTGATGCCACCCGAAAGGGGCCGGGTCCCCCGGTTTTCCCGGAGATTGCCATGGACGGCTCCGTGGAGCGGCGCGTGGAAGAACGGTGGAAGGAGTACGGTTTTTGA
- a CDS encoding 4-hydroxybenzoate octaprenyltransferase — protein sequence MVSEERISMGIFGKIKVFLEMIKFSHTVFALPFAFTGAVLAAGGFPTAYQAFWILMAMVGARTAAMGMNRVIDAEIDARNPRTAGRAIPAGLIGKGTAVAFIVISTLLMLYAAYRLNPLCLYLSPVALFFLVLYSYCKRFTALAHVVLGICLSAGPLGAWIAIRGTVELPALLLAFAVLFWVAGFDILYALQDLEFDRGAGLHSIPSRLGVNGSLWTARLFHLAMVALLAGLYVSAGLGVWYLAGFGLCVAMLVYEHWLLRGGDLSRLDAAFFAMNGYISITLFVATFVDVLAQRGGV from the coding sequence ATGGTAAGTGAGGAAAGGATAAGCATGGGGATATTCGGGAAGATCAAGGTTTTTCTGGAGATGATAAAGTTCTCCCACACGGTCTTTGCCCTCCCATTTGCGTTTACCGGGGCGGTGCTGGCTGCGGGTGGGTTTCCGACGGCGTACCAGGCGTTCTGGATATTGATGGCAATGGTGGGGGCCCGGACCGCCGCCATGGGGATGAATCGGGTCATCGACGCGGAGATTGACGCCCGCAACCCCCGCACCGCCGGCCGCGCCATCCCGGCGGGGCTAATCGGCAAGGGAACCGCTGTAGCCTTCATCGTCATTTCGACCCTCCTCATGCTCTACGCGGCTTACCGGCTGAACCCCCTCTGCCTCTACCTCTCGCCGGTGGCCCTTTTCTTTCTGGTTCTCTACTCCTACTGCAAGCGGTTTACGGCCCTGGCCCACGTGGTGCTCGGCATCTGTCTGTCCGCCGGTCCCCTGGGGGCCTGGATCGCCATACGGGGAACGGTGGAGCTCCCCGCGCTGCTTCTGGCTTTTGCGGTCCTCTTCTGGGTGGCAGGCTTCGACATCCTCTATGCCCTTCAAGACCTGGAGTTCGACCGGGGGGCCGGGCTTCACTCGATTCCGTCGCGGCTTGGGGTGAACGGGTCTCTCTGGACCGCCCGCCTTTTCCACTTGGCGATGGTGGCACTGCTGGCGGGGCTCTATGTCAGCGCCGGCCTCGGCGTCTGGTACCTGGCGGGGTTCGGGCTTTGCGTCGCCATGCTCGTTTATGAGCACTGGCTTTTGCGGGGGGGGGACCTCTCCCGTCTGGACGCCGCCTTTTTCGCCATGAACGGCTACATCAGCATCACCCTCTTTGTCGCAACTTTCGTGGATGTGCTGGCGCAGAGGGGGGGGGTATGA